From Treponema sp. OMZ 787:
GCCTGCAAGCAATAAGACCGGAGTGAGCTTAAAAAAAGCGCGCATAAAGTCTCCTTTTATGTGAAATAAGGGTGTCAGTCTATCACATTAGTAAAAAAAAGTGTATAGGTTGAGTTAAAAGATATGGGGTTCCGTCTTAGGTTTAAAGACGGTTGAAAAGATAAGTTGTAAAAATATCTTCCTCTAAATTAAGGAGGCAGGAAATGACGGATATACGGAAAATGCCTATAGGTATTCAAAGTTTTGAAGATTTAAGAGTAAAAAATTTTTTGTATGTAGATAAGACCTCATACGTTGCTCAGCTTGCTTCTTCAAATAATTTGCGGGATATCAGTATGCTCCCCGAATACGATGCCGTCTGAGGTATCACCCAAAAAGAAATGGAAGAAGTTTTTCGGCCTGAAATAATTTAACTTGGCAAGGCTCAAAATTTGACCGAGCCTGAGACCCTCACAAAGCTAAAACAAAAATACGGCGGCTATCATTTTTCAGAAAGCTTTGTAAATGTGTATAATCCGTTCAGTCTTTTAGAAAATGCCGAAATGGATGAACATGCCTTACAAGACTATCGCCCGGATATGAATAACCCTGTTCCTATTTTGTTCCAATCTGGTTATCTTACATTAAAAGAATATGACAAGGAATTTCAGCTTTACAAATTAGGTTTTCCGAATGACGAGGTAAAATACGGCTTTTTAGATAATCTTGTGCCGGCCTTACTTACAGCCTTGCCTCAAAAGAAAATATGCAGATGAGAGAAAGAGATTACCAGATAGCCTTTTATATCATCTTTAGCCTCATGGGGCAGTTTGTTCAAACTGAGGTTGTAAGTTCAAAGGGAATGGCTGACTGTTTGGTGCACACGGATGATACAGTCTACATCTTTGAGTTTAAGCTTATGAGTTCCGGCACACCCAAAGAAGTTATCCAACAAATAAAAGAAAAAGGATATGCTGAGTCCTACAAGACGAGCGGTAAAAAGATAGTTCTCATCGGTGCGGTTTTTGGCGACGGCATTGATGAAGAAACCTCCGGTACTTGGGAATCTTGCAATTTATAGATTCGTTTTTATAATAAACAAACCAATTTTCCTATTGACATTTTTTCTTCTTTATGGTATAAAAAACGCTGATATTGAAATGATGATTTAAGGCCGAAAAAATGGCTTTAAATCGGTATTCTTTAGAAGTTTTGCATTGCCGTAAAGCCTTTTAGGCAGGCGGATGCCGTCCTTGTTTAAGCAAATAAGGAGAGAAATCTTTAAAACTTCGCAGGATGCCAAACCAGTCATCGGAGTTACGGTTTAAAGGTGATCAGGTGGGTCCGAATGCTGTCCGAAAACCTATGGGCGGTGGATAAAAAGCGTTTTTCTTTCTATAAAAGATATAGAAAATGCTTAAATCTTATCTGATTTTAATCACTGTCTTATGTTTCTCCGGTTTGTTTCTTTGTTAAGCTTGTTTTTCGGTTACGAAAGACCGGTTGACTTTTTAATCTCGTCATTTTTAATGCGGGAAATATTAGACTTGCCTACGTCTTTTAGGAGGATCTCATGGCAAAGGAAAAATTTAACAGAACGAAAGTTCACATGAATGTTGGTACCATCGGTCACGTTGACCATGGTAAGACCACTCTTTCGGCAGCGATCACTACGTATTGTGCAAAGAAGTACGGTGATAAGCTTCTAAAATATGACGAGATCGACAATGCTCCGGAAGAAAAAGCGCGCGGTATTACTATCAATACCCGACACTTGGAATATCAGTCCGATAAGAGGCACTATGCACACATCGACTGCCCCGGCCACGCTGACTATGTTAAGAACATGATCACAGGTGCTGCCCAGATGGACGGCGGTGTTCTCGTAGTTTCCGCTCCGGACTCGGTTATGCCTCAGACAAAAGAGCACTTGCTTCTTGCCCGACAGGTAGGTGTACCCTCAATTATCGTCTTTCTTAATAAGGTTGACCTTGTTGATGATCCCGAACTTGTAGAATTGGTAGAAGAAGAAGTTAGAGAGACCTTGACCTCTTACGGTTTCCCTGAAGATACTCCCATTATTAAGGGTTCTGCTTTTAAAGCTCTTCAGGAAGGCGCTTCTGCCGAAGATACAGCCTGTATCGAAGAATTGCTCCAGACAATGGACAGCTACTTCCAGGATCCTGTTCGAGATGCCGAAAAGCCCTTCCTTCTCCCCATTGAAGATATCTTCACAATTCAGGGACGAGGAACTGTTGTTACAGGAAGAATCGAGCGCGGTGTTATCAAGATGAACGAAGAAGTTGAAATCGTCGGTATCCGCCCCACAAAGAAGACTGTTGTTACCGGTATCGAAATGTTCAACAAGCTTCTTGATCAGGGTGAAGCAGGAGACAACGTAGGTCTTCTCTTGAGAGGTATTGAAAAGAAGGAAGTTGAACGCGGACAGGTTCTCGCTAAGCCCGGTTCAATCCATCCTCACACCAAATTTGAAGCTCAGATTTACGTTCTTTCAAAAGAGGAAGGCGGACGGCACAGCCCCTTCTTCTCAGGTTACAGACCTCAGTTCTATTTCAGAACAACCGACATTACCGGAACTGTAAACCTTCCTGAAGGAACAGATATGGTTAAGCCCGGCGATAATACAAAGATTATCGGTGAGCTTATTCACCCCATAGCTATGGATCAAGGTCTTAAACTCGCTATTCGCGAAGGCGGACGAACTATTGCTTCGGGTCAGGTAACTGAAGTTATCGAATAAATGATGCAAAAAACGGTGCTTGTATTTTGCAAGTGCCGTTTGCATCTCTTCGGAGGGAATGATGACAAAGGAAAAGATTCGCGTAAAGCTTCGCGGATTCGATGTAGAATTGGTTGATCAGAGTTCAAAGGCTATTGTACAGGCTGTTCAAAAAGCAGGTGCAAAGGTTTGCGGTCCTATCCCGCTTCCCACTCGGATTAACAAGTTTACAGTGCTTCGCTCACCCCACGTAAATAAAAAATCACGTGAGCAGTTTGAAATGCGAACGCACAAAAGGTTAATCGATATTATCGAACCTTCGGCAGAAGTTATGAACGCCTTATTGGCATTGGAACTTTCAGCCGGTGTTGATGTAGAAATTAAACAATAAGATTTAATCAAATGGTAGACGGCCTTTAATCAGGGGTGCGTACCTTAGGAGAAATTAAATGATTGGACTGATTGGAAAAAAAATCGGCATGACCCAAATATTCAATGAAGTCGGTCACCTTATGCCGGTTACAGTTATTCAGGTAGAACCCAATACCGTTGTTGCACTAAAGGACAAGGAAAAGTTCGGATACTCTTCAGTAGTGCTCGGCTTGGGTGAACTCAAAGAAAAGCACACCAGTAAACCCTATGCAGGACAGTTCAGCGGAGACATTAAGCCTTTAAAACTTTTAAAGGAATTCCGTGATTTTGACAAAGAAGTTGCAGTAGGTGATAAACTTGGTGTAGAGGTTTTTGAAAAGGTTCCGTATTTAGACATTACGGCAATTTCAAAAGGTAAAGGTTTTCAGGGTGTTATGAAGCGATGGGGCTATGGAGGCGGTAGAGCAAGTCATGGTTCTAAGTTTCACCGTGAAGCAGGTTCGACGGGACACTGTACAACTCCGGGTCGTTCTTTTAAAAATACGACAATGCCCGGAAGAATGGGTTTTGACAAGGTTACCGTTCAAAATTTGCAAATCGTAAAGATTGATCCTGAATTAGGTGTTATAATGGTTCGCGGTTCTGTTCCGGGTAAAAAGGATGCAACTGTATTCTTAAAATCCGCAGTAAAGCGGGCTAAATAAGGACGGTAGAAGACATGGAAAAGAAAGTCTATTCAGTCGATGGTAAAGAATTGAGGACAATTAATCTTGATGACAAGGTGTTCGGTCTTCCCGTAAATGATGATGTTATTTACTACGCCATCAATAATGAACTAGCCAATAAACGAGTCGGAACGGCTTGTACAAAGGGCAGAGCTGAGGTTCACGGTTCAAATTCCAAGCCTTACAGCCAAAAAGGTACAGGACGTGCACGACGCGGTGATAAAAAATCCCCTCTTTTAGTCGGAGGAGGAACTATTTTTGGACCTAAACCGAGAGATTTCAGCTATTCTATGCCTAAAAAAGCAAAAAGATTGGCTATGAAGTCAATTTTGAGCCTTAAAGCTCAGAACGACAGGTTAGTGGTTGTCGAAGATTTTACGGTAGAAAGCGGTAAAACACGCGACCTTGTAAAGATTTTAAATAACTTTGCAAAGGGCGAGCGCACTGTTATAATTCTAAAGGATGATGATTCTTTGGTAAAAAGAGCAGGACGCAATATTCCGCATCTTTCATTCTTGGCATATAACCGCCTTCGAGCCCATGATTTATTCTACGGCCGAAAAGTTATCATGCTTGAATCTGCCGCAAAAAATCTTTCCGATTTTTACGGATGTAAGGAGGCCGAATAATAATGGAATACAATGATATACTTATCGCGCCTGTTCTTACCGAAAAAAGCACAGAACTTCGCGAGCAGGGCAAATATGTTTTCAAAGTAGCGCCGAAGGCTACCAAGATTCAGATAAAGGAAGCAGTACGAAGATTGTTCAATGTAAAAGTTACCGATTGTACTGTTGTTAATGTTCGAGGAAAGACTAAGCGTCTCCGCTACAAGGAAGGTAAAACTTCATCTTGGAAAAAAGCAACCGTAAAACTTGCTAAGGGCGAGACAATTAAGATTTTTGAAGGTGCGTAAGCCTTAATGTGCTTATGCTAAGGGGATAGCAAAATGGCTCTAAAAGAATATAAGCCGATGACGCCCGGATTGCGCGGACGAATTGATTTGCGAAAAGATGAAATTACAGCTCAAAAGCCTGAAAAGTCATTGACTACAGGCAAAAAGAACAGAGCCGGTCGCGATTCAAGAGGACGCATTTCAGTTCGAGGCCAAGGCGGCGGACATAAACAGAAATACCGACAAATCGATTTTAAGCGAAACAAATATGGTATTCCGGGCACTGTAAGGACAATCGAGTATGATCCTAACCGCAGTGCAAATATTGCATTGATTTTTTACGCTGACGGAGAAAAGAGATATATCATCGCTCCCAAGGGTTTAAGAATCGGTCAAAAAGTTATGAGCGGCGAAATGGCTACATTGGATGTTGCAAATGCTCTTCCTTTGGAAGCAATTCCCGTCGGCTTTACCGTGCACAATATTGAGCTTACAATCGGAAGAGGCGGACAAATGGCGCGTTCGGC
This genomic window contains:
- a CDS encoding AAA family ATPase, which encodes MTDIRKMPIGIQSFEDLRVKNFLYVDKTSYVAQLASSNNLRDISMLPEYDAV
- a CDS encoding PD-(D/E)XK nuclease domain-containing protein, whose translation is MRERDYQIAFYIIFSLMGQFVQTEVVSSKGMADCLVHTDDTVYIFEFKLMSSGTPKEVIQQIKEKGYAESYKTSGKKIVLIGAVFGDGIDEETSGTWESCNL
- the tuf gene encoding elongation factor Tu encodes the protein MAKEKFNRTKVHMNVGTIGHVDHGKTTLSAAITTYCAKKYGDKLLKYDEIDNAPEEKARGITINTRHLEYQSDKRHYAHIDCPGHADYVKNMITGAAQMDGGVLVVSAPDSVMPQTKEHLLLARQVGVPSIIVFLNKVDLVDDPELVELVEEEVRETLTSYGFPEDTPIIKGSAFKALQEGASAEDTACIEELLQTMDSYFQDPVRDAEKPFLLPIEDIFTIQGRGTVVTGRIERGVIKMNEEVEIVGIRPTKKTVVTGIEMFNKLLDQGEAGDNVGLLLRGIEKKEVERGQVLAKPGSIHPHTKFEAQIYVLSKEEGGRHSPFFSGYRPQFYFRTTDITGTVNLPEGTDMVKPGDNTKIIGELIHPIAMDQGLKLAIREGGRTIASGQVTEVIE
- the rpsJ gene encoding 30S ribosomal protein S10, producing the protein MTKEKIRVKLRGFDVELVDQSSKAIVQAVQKAGAKVCGPIPLPTRINKFTVLRSPHVNKKSREQFEMRTHKRLIDIIEPSAEVMNALLALELSAGVDVEIKQ
- the rplC gene encoding 50S ribosomal protein L3 gives rise to the protein MIGLIGKKIGMTQIFNEVGHLMPVTVIQVEPNTVVALKDKEKFGYSSVVLGLGELKEKHTSKPYAGQFSGDIKPLKLLKEFRDFDKEVAVGDKLGVEVFEKVPYLDITAISKGKGFQGVMKRWGYGGGRASHGSKFHREAGSTGHCTTPGRSFKNTTMPGRMGFDKVTVQNLQIVKIDPELGVIMVRGSVPGKKDATVFLKSAVKRAK
- the rplD gene encoding 50S ribosomal protein L4, translating into MEKKVYSVDGKELRTINLDDKVFGLPVNDDVIYYAINNELANKRVGTACTKGRAEVHGSNSKPYSQKGTGRARRGDKKSPLLVGGGTIFGPKPRDFSYSMPKKAKRLAMKSILSLKAQNDRLVVVEDFTVESGKTRDLVKILNNFAKGERTVIILKDDDSLVKRAGRNIPHLSFLAYNRLRAHDLFYGRKVIMLESAAKNLSDFYGCKEAE
- a CDS encoding 50S ribosomal protein L23, which encodes MEYNDILIAPVLTEKSTELREQGKYVFKVAPKATKIQIKEAVRRLFNVKVTDCTVVNVRGKTKRLRYKEGKTSSWKKATVKLAKGETIKIFEGA
- the rplB gene encoding 50S ribosomal protein L2, which encodes MALKEYKPMTPGLRGRIDLRKDEITAQKPEKSLTTGKKNRAGRDSRGRISVRGQGGGHKQKYRQIDFKRNKYGIPGTVRTIEYDPNRSANIALIFYADGEKRYIIAPKGLRIGQKVMSGEMATLDVANALPLEAIPVGFTVHNIELTIGRGGQMARSAGAGALVAAKEGEYVTIKLPSGETRLVNKKCYATIGEVGNEDHMNTSLGKAGRSRWLGIKPTVRGMAMNPIDHPLGGGEGRGKGRHPVTPWGQPCKGYKTRKKRNPSDSFIVSRRKKKK